DNA sequence from the Delphinus delphis chromosome 7, mDelDel1.2, whole genome shotgun sequence genome:
CCCTCTGGATCCTCATGTCGTTCCTCTGCCTGGTGGTCCTGTATTACATCGTCTGGTCCCTCCTGTTTCTGCGCTCCCTGGATGTGGTTGCCGAGCAGCGCAGAACACATGTGACCATGGCCATCAGCTGGATAACGATCGTGGTGCCCCTGCTCACCTTCGAGGTTCTGCTGGTGCACAGGCTGGACGGCCACAACGCGTTCTCCTTCATCTCCATATTCGTCCCCCTTTGGCTTTCGTTAATCACGTTGACGGCCACCACGTTTAGGCGGAAAGGGGGCAACCACTGGTGGTTTGGTATTCGCAGAGATTTCTGTCAGTTTCTGCTCGAAGTTTTCCCATTTTTAAGAGAATATGGGAACATTTCCTATGATCTCCATCATGAAGATAGTGAAGATGCTGAAGAAACAGCGGCTCCAGAAGCGCCTAAAATCGCTCCGATGTTTGGAAAGAAGGCCAGGGTGGTGATAACCCAGAGCCCTGGAAAATatgttcccccaccccccaagctaAGTATTGATATGCCAGATTAAACCCGTCTTCTGGGGCGTGTCCGCTAGTGGAAGAGAAACCGTATACACACAAAATCCACCTTCCCTTGTCCTCTTTTGCTCATCCATGCCAAACCTGGAACTGAAAACAGGCTCCAAACATCCTTTCATGCCTTGTTTGAGATTGATGCCTGTCAGTGACTCATCAGTATTCACCAGAGGTGTAGGAGGTTTTCTGACTGTACAGCCGTGTGTGCGTGCAGTGTGCCTCCATATGTGAGGAGCTTGTTCTCTAGGCTGGTGTTTGTGAGCTCGCTGAGAGCAGCAAATAGAATTGTTTAGGTAGGTCCTCAAATGGAGTGACGACacagctgggttttttttaaagtggtacTGTACCTATCAAAAGTAttgttttgaaaagtatttttatacACTGCTAACGGAAAACTGTATTTCAGATTGTGCCTGTTGTGACAGTAGCAGATGTAAAGAATCCTCTTTCCCACCACTTGCATATAAGCCTCATAGTTGTTATTTTTGGTGTTCCTACTGTTCGAATGGTTTTTCTCTGGGTTTTGCAGATGCTGGTTTTTAATAGCCTAATAGGTGACTTTTTCTAATGCAGTGAATACGTGCATATGTGATATTTATATGACTACTTTAGCACTGTAGCATGTTGAATTCTAGTTCTGTGCAGTACGGTGTATCAtgttaaaggatttttttaagtttatatgtgAAGATACATGTCTACTGCAGATGTTGTTAAAGATTgcttaaaatatgaatatgtacCTGGCATGGGGTCTTATTAAAATTCTAGGCGTGAATATGGGGGTTGAAAGTCCCAAGGATCTTCATATTCAGGTGTTAGATGATTCCGTCTGCACAGCTTGGAGGTCTCTCTTGGAAGGAGCCCCATCCTTTGGGAACACGTGACATGCTCCAGTGTGGTACCAGAGCCTAAAGTGACACTTACTTAGCACCTTGAATTCTTCTCTTCAGGAACAACCAGAAGAAGCAGGTGGTTTGTCCATTTCTAAGAATCTTAGAATATTGGTTGGCCATGATATAAAGTGGTGTTGGTACGTGTCATTGGAAAGCTGGAGAGAGTGGCCTTAACCGGAAGTGGTCAGCAGGATCAAGGATTGTTTTAAGGTCCAAACGTTTTGATCTGGCAGCGACAGGGAAGTAATAGttcaggttatttttttaattttgctttaggTACTGGTGGTACCAGGGAATCAGAAGGGCAAAAACCAGATCCTGGGAGAGTAATGTTCTTCTGACTGAGAACAAATAAATACTTCCAAAAGAAGGTTAAAATTAAAAGGAGTATTGATGTTATTACTGGGGAGAAGGCTGGAGGGAACCTGTTTCTCTTACCAGCAACCTAGTAAAAATGATCTCAGCTGCGCTCCGTATGAATTAAGTAAACAATTTGCCTGGTGAGAGGACACGCTAGCAGCAAAGCCACCCGTGGGAACCTGGGTCCCTGGAAGCCTGAGGGTGCCGCAGCTCAGTTTAGTCACGTAGAACTGCCCCGAGGTCACCACGTGCACACAGTCACCTTCTGCCAGCCAGCAGCCCTGAGCAGCAGTGGGTGTGACATTTCATGAGCAAggattcattcatttgctttctCAGCAAATCTTCGTTGAGGACCTACTCTGAGCCAGACATGGATGTGCAGATCCATCGGGAAGCAACTCGAATGTGGCCCCGGCCCGCACGCACAAAGCACGCAATTAAAATTGACGGGAAGGTGGTGCTCGTCATAGCAgccggcctgggggaggggccgggcccAGAGCAGGCCATGCTGAATGCCTGGGAGGGTGCTACCGGCCTCGGGGTGACCTCTGCCCGGAACTTCAGGCCCGCCTTTGTTTCCGCCCCCAATGATAGGCCTTGGCTTACCCTTGGGTAGGATATGGGAGCAAAGGAGGAGGCTGCTGAAGGAACTGAAGGGCAGGTTTGGGGGCAGCCGTGGGATCACCACCCCTCCTAGTTACAGTTTGAGGCCAGGGGCTTGCTGACACCTAAAACAATCCCTCCtaacctgggggtgggagggggtgggtccCTCCCCACACTCAAGcagcccacctcctctcctcctaCCCCTAGGCGGCCCGGTGTTGGAGAGCCACTGCTTGGATGCAGTGACAAGCTTGCTCATCCCATCAGGCCTCTTTCCTGCCTCAAGTCCACTAAGTAGAAACAGTGGGAGTCACAGCTTGTAGAAagttgtttcatctgtaaaagtTAATAATACAGTCTCAGCTGTGCCTGGGGATTTACTTAATTGCTGCTGCAACTCGACTATCCACAGTATTTAGCATGGGTCAAATTCTGTAACTCTTTAGTTTCTCCTGTTAAGATGCTTAGCTTTTACTGCCAAACAAACAACCTCAAAAATCTCAGCGGCCTACCAATTACAAATTCTCGCTCTGGGGCGTCTGGCACTTACGCTCCGGGCCATGGCTGTGGTCCAGGTCTGTCCCACGAAGCATCCCGCATGATTCTGTTCCGGGTCCCAGGGGCATGTCCTTTCTCAAGGCAGAAGCACAAGAGGCCAGGCCAATCCTGCAAGCACCCCTGTAGCCCCTGCTCTTGTATGACGAGTGCACTGTTCTGTTGGCCCAAGCACAAGGCCAAGCCCAACCTCAGGGGGCTGCCAATTCAAGCCCAAAGAACAATGACACAGTCTGCACAGATGTTGCAAGATAGTTTTGAAGGctggaaagaaatcacaaaatttGTGGTAAAACATTTTCCCCATTCTAAAaacattctgtaatttttaaagttcactGTTTAATATTGTAATAACAATTAGAAGGGactctggggtgggtggggaggggatttGAGGTGAGAAGAGGAAGAGCCTGCGTTCACAGCCCTCTGTAAAGTGTGGAGGGTCACGGGGGCGCTGCCCGGGATGGGTTTATGACAGTGCTGGACTCTGAGGGTTTCCTTGGGGGCCCTGCGGGATGCTCTGGAAAGGTCCAGCCTGGGCTCAGGGGGACCAGCCGGGTAGGAGGTGCTGGGAAACAAGGAAGAAGCAGAGACTAGACGGGCCTGGCGGCACAGCTGGTGAGGGATGAAGCAGAGCCTCCCGCCAGGCCTGAGCTGGACAGGACGCTGCCAGGGGCATCCGGGGAGCTCGCACGCTGGCAGGAAGGCCGGCACCAAGCTCAGCAGGCACGTGGGGGCCGAGGGAAGTCGTGTTGCCAGAAACCCCAGCAAGTTTGCACCTCAGGGGCCACGTGGTGACGATGCTCCAGCTGGTCCCCACCACCGGCCACGAGACACTGCCACCAGTGTGGCCCCTGCTGCCATGAGGAATTCCTCAGGCGTCTCTGCCATGAGGTCAAGATTCAGGCACCAGGAGGGGGGTGTGATGGGCAAACCTCAGGCGTGCATTTGCCTCGCAGACCCCAGAGCTGAGGGGAAGTGAGCTGGTCCCCTTGGCGCTTGGAGAGGACCTGCCCAGGAGGGAGGGTGTGCAGCTGCTGGGTGACCAAGGCCAATGACAAGAGCCGACGCATGTCGTCCTCATGAGCTCACGCTTCAAAATCACGGCTCCCGTCTGGCCAGACACAGCTGGCCTCGCGGCCAAGCAGGGGCTCCGCCCTCCCCCAGGGAGGAGGCGACGACTCAGAGCTGCCCCATGGACTCCCTCGTCCTCCTCTTAATCCAGGCCGCCTACTCCCCTCCTCTGCATGTTCTCTGTATATCCTAGAACGTGTGGGTTCAAGTTACCACCACAGCAGGCCTCCAAGTGCACTCCGAGGACCCCAGGGTCCACAAGCACCTCCCTCCCCACGACACCTCTGGGGGAAGCAGACCCTCCTCATTCTTCAGCCGAGACGACGCTCTGCA
Encoded proteins:
- the TMEM185B gene encoding transmembrane protein 185B — its product is MNPRGLFQDFNPSKFLIYACLLLFSVLLPLRLDGVIQWSYWAVFAPIWLWKLLVLAGASVGAGVWARNPRYRAEGEACVEFKAMLIAVGIHLLLLMFEVLVCDRVERGTHFWLLVFMPLFFVSPVSVAACVWGFRHDRSLELEILCSVNILQFIFIALRLDRIIHWPWLVVFVPLWILMSFLCLVVLYYIVWSLLFLRSLDVVAEQRRTHVTMAISWITIVVPLLTFEVLLVHRLDGHNAFSFISIFVPLWLSLITLTATTFRRKGGNHWWFGIRRDFCQFLLEVFPFLREYGNISYDLHHEDSEDAEETAAPEAPKIAPMFGKKARVVITQSPGKYVPPPPKLSIDMPD